The Daphnia magna isolate NIES unplaced genomic scaffold, ASM2063170v1.1 Dm_contigs402, whole genome shotgun sequence genome includes a window with the following:
- the LOC123468648 gene encoding ornithine aminotransferase, mitochondrial-like, translating into MTQSELLISLEDKYGAHNYHPLPVVLEKGEGVYVWDVEGKKYFDFLSAYSAVNQGHSHPRILKALQTQAQKLTLSSRAFYNSELGKYEKFMTELFGFDKLLPMNTGAEAVETALKVCRKWAYAKKGLAENEAVILFATGNFHGRTLSIISGSTDDSSRKGFGPYMPNFEVIEYNNFEALEKALENKNVAGFLVEPIQGEAGILIPQDGYLKKCADLCKSKQVLFIADEVQTGIARTGKMLACDHENVHPDILILGKAVSGGVYPVSCIMASDEIMLCIKPGEHGSTYGGNPLACAVATEAMQVVLDEKLAENAEKMGAIFRKGLVDMNAPIINVVRGKGLLNAIEINDTPDSETAWNICLEFAKNGLLAKPTHGNIIRLAPPLVINEAQIQESLQIIKKSLENF; encoded by the coding sequence ATGACGCAGTCTGAATTATTAATTAGCTTAGAAGATAAATATGGTGCTCACAATTATCATCCCCTTCCGGTAGTACTGGAAAAAGGTGAAGGCGTGTATGTATGGGACGTAGAAGGCAAAAAATATTTCGACTTTTTATCGGCATATTCAGCTGTAAATCAAGGTCATAGTCATCCTAGAATCTTAAAAGCATTGCAGACACAAGCTCAAAAATTGACGCTTTCTTCTCGTGCATTTTATAATAGTGAATTGgggaaatatgaaaaatttatGACCGAACTTTTTGGGTTTGACAAATTGCTCCCAATGAATACAGGCGCTGAGGCTGTAGAAACGGCACTAAAAGTATGTAGAAAATGGGCTTATGCAAAAAAAGGATTGGCTGAGAATGAAGCGGTGATTTTGTTTGCGACTGGAAATTTCCACGGACGAACGTTGAGTATTATTTCGGGAAGTACCGATGATAGTAGCCGAAAAGGATTTGGTCCTTATATGCCTAATTTTGAGGTCATAGAATACAATAATTTTGAAGCGTTGGAAAAAGcgttggaaaataaaaatgtggcTGGATTTTTGGTAGAACCTATCCAAGGTGAAGCTGGAATATTGATTCCACAAGACGgctatttgaaaaaatgtgctgATTTATGCAAATCGAAACAAGTTTTGTTTATAGCCGATGAGGTTCAGACAGGTATAGCTAGAACAGGCAAAATGCTGGCTTGCGACCACGAAAATGTGCATCctgatattttaattttgggaAAAGCCGTTTCGGGCGGTGTATATCCTGTTTCTTGTATTATGGCTAGCGATGAAATTATGCTTTGTATCAAACCAGGAGAGCACGGAAGTACTTATGGCGGGAATCCATTGGCTTGTGCAGTAGCTACCGAAGCAATGCAGGTAGTACTCGATGAAAAATTGGCTGAAAATGCTGAAAAAATGGGGGCTATCTTTAGAAAAGGACTTGTAGATATGAATGCGCCTATTATTAATGTAGTTCGTGGTAAAGGTCTTCTAAACGCAATAGAAATAAATGATACACCCGATAGCGAAACCGCTTGGAATATTTGCCTAGAATTTGCAAAAAATGGACTTTTGGCAAAACCTACGCACGGAAATATCATTCGATTGGCACCACCTTTGGTAATCAACGAAGCTCAAATTCAAGAATCACttcaaattattaaaaaaagtttagagaatttctaa